A segment of the Chloracidobacterium sp. genome:
CGCTTAGGTGGTCGCCAGTGTCGCCGTAGTCAATTGTAACCAGGTACCCCCGTCCAAGCGCCGCCGCCGCTTGCGCCAGCCACGCGACGGCGTCGAGTGCAACTTCACACTGGTCGCCTTCCGCCAGCGTTAGCTCGCCCTTTGCTAGGTAGTCGGCGAAAGCTTCCGGTTGCGTTGGCGATGCCCAGATGAGCTGTAGTCGGTCGTCCCTAAGCGTCACTAGACCTTCCGCATAGCGTCCGTGGCGGACGGCAATCAGATGCACTGGCAGCGCGTCCACCAGTTCGTTGGAGAAAATCAAGCCGGTGATAGGCGTGGCGGCAAGCTCCTCTAGGCCACACCAACGAACATGCGCTGCAAAGGAAGCCAGCCGCACCGCCTGCGCCGCCCGCATTGTGGCGCTAGTTTCACAAAGGACATAGTGCAACGCTTGAAAACAGTCCGGCGCCGAAACACGGAGTTCAGTGAGAATGTCAGCGGCAAGATCGCCTGTTCCGGCGCCACATTCGACAACGGTCAACTCCGACGGATGCTCAAGCGCCTCCCAGACAGCCTGAACTTGGCGGGCGAGCAGTTGGCCAAAGTGACTGGAGATGCTGCTCGCCGTATAGAAGTCACCTCGGCGGCCAATCCGCTCGACCGCCGTCATGTAGTAGCCATGCCGTGGCTCATAAAGCGCTAAGGCCATGAAGTCCCGGAACGTCAGCGGTCCTTGCCGCGCTATCCGTTCGCGAATGTGCTGTTCAAGAGGCGTCATGGTCGCCGCCAGCGGCGTCGGGGGAATCCACCAACCGAATCAGGTGATAAGTGCGTGCGCCCTTGCGCAAAACGCCATATCGTCCGCCGATGAGTTGCTCACGCGCAACACGGCTATGAACCGATTCGACGCGCCGGTTGTTGAAGTATAGGCCGCCACCCTCAATCAGACGGCGGGCTTCGCTCTTTGAAGCGACCAACTTGGCCGCGGTCGCCAAGTCGGTTAGCAAAGCTCCCGCTCCGGCGAAGAGCGACGACGAAACTTCAGCCGAAGGCGCGTCATGAAAAATCGCCAGCAGGGTGTCGGCGTCAATATCCGTGATTGGATGGCCGCCAAACAGAATGTCGGTCGCCGCTAGCGCCGTCCGTAACCCGGCTGGGCCGTGAACAATTTCTGTAACGGCGGCGGCCAGCGCGCGTTGCGCCTCCCGCGCTTCCGGCGCAGTTGCAACAGCGGTTTCCAACGCTCCAATCGCTTCGGGGGAGAGAAACGTGAAGGACTTCAGGTAGCGAATTACTACGGCGTCTTCCGTGTTGAACCAGAACTGATAAAACTCGTAAGGCGAGGTTCGGTCAGCCGTGAGCCAGACCGCGCCCTGTTCGGTTTTGCCGAACTTTGTGCCGTCCGCCTTGGTGACAAGCGGCATCGTCAACCCATGGACGGTGCGGCCGCGCATCCGACGAATGAGTTCAATGCCGGCCGTGATGTTGCCCCACTGGTCGCTGCCGCCGATTTGGAGCGTACAGTCGTAGCGGTCGTGGAGTTCAAGGTAGTCACGCGCCTGCAAGAGCATGTAACTGAATTCCGTGTACGAGATGCCCGTTTCCAACCGGCGGCGCACCGATTCTTTGCCGAGCATCATATTGAGGGAAAAATGCTTGCCCGTTTCACGCAGGAACGTCAGCAGCGGCAGATTGCCCAACCAGTCCAAGTTGTTGACGATCCGCGCGGCGTTGGTGCCTGAAAAGTCAAGAAACCGCGCCAACAACTGTTCGATAGCCGCTACATTGGCCGCGATGGTGTCGGCGTCGAGTAGCGGACGTTCGGCAGCTTTGCCGCTGGGGTCGCCAATCAGTCCCGTTCCCCCACCGGCCAGCGCCAGCGGCCGATGACCGGCGCGCTGAAAACGCATCAGTGTGAGTAGCGGCAGCAAATTGCCGACATGCAGGCTGGGGGCCGTCGGATCAAACCCGGCATACACCGTAAGGCTTCGGTGTTCCGCCATGTGCTGAGCCAAATCGGGCGTATGGTCATGGACGAGACCACGCCAAGTCAATTCATCAAAAAAGGTGGGCATAGACGTGAAGAGGCAAAGCGTTGTGGGTGGTTGATAGTACTGGAGTTTGCTGGAAACAAGTCGGTAGTTCCTCGGCGCGCCGGATTTCGGCTTGTTTTGCCGCTTCAGGCGTATGTATAGTTACGTTTCGCTGTTCGTTCCGGTCCTGCGCGTGCGCTTGGATGTAAGCGAGTCTGGCGGCGGTGCAGCGTGTGACGGCCAACATCATACCTAAGTATCAAAACCAACGCCTTGTGGCGGATTCTGACGTTGTAAGAGCACCATGACATCCAACACTGCTGCAAATGAAATCGCTTGCTCGGTCTGTGGCGCGCCGAATGCGGCAGACTGGCTTTATTGTCAACAATGCGGCTCTCCGTTGAAAGCTGAAGCGACGCCTGCCGTCCCAGCCGCCTCAGGGGGACGTCCGGTTGAAGTTCCGCCGACGGTAGTCGTAAAGCCGCCGGTCCCACCAACCGTTGCTGCGCAGCCGGCGATGTCGCCGCCTATCGTTCCTCCAACCGTTGTCGCCCAGCCGGTGGTTCCGCCGACGGTCGTGGCGCAGCCGGTGGTTCCGCCGACAGTCGTGGCGCAGCCAGCAATACCGCCGGTGCCGCCAACGGTAGTGGCCCGCTCGCCCGTCGGAGAACAGGCCGACACGGTGGTCTGTGAACACTGCGGCAAAGTCAACGCAGCGTCCAATAACTTCTGCGCCGGCTGTGGTGCGCCTCTGCCGTCGCCGCTAATGAAGACCATCGTGCGCACCTCAGAGCGGCCGCCGACGCGACCGGCGCGACTCTGCCTGATTCAGGAAGGTGGCGGAGAAGGTGAAGTCTATGAGATCAAAGGGAATGAACTTACGATTGGTCGCAATTCGGGCGATATTCGATTTCCGCATGACGGCTACATGTCCGGTCGGCACGCCCGCATCATCCGCCGGGGGGATGAATTCATTCTTCAGGATGACAACTCACGAAACGGTACGTTCAAGAAAATTGACGGCCCGGTGACGCTCAAGTCGGGCGATGTGATTTTGATCGGCAAACAGTTGTTCCGCTTTGAAGTGTGACGGCGTTTTCGAACGCGGACAGCGGCGCGCCGTCCGTAGGCAGCGGGCGAAAAAGCTCAATCTTTGAGACCTTGTGAGGGGTGGGTGGCGGCTTCTGCATCCAACGGGTTAGAAACCTGGGTGTCCGTTTCGGTGTGCACGGATGTTGGTATGCGGCGCACCGGCAACGAAGACAACTTGCAGGTTGTTGACCTAACCAGCCAACGACTAGGACTGACGCACCGGGAAGCGACGCTGTCGCCCGATGTGGCTCGGCATCGCCTTGGGCCGCTAGGGACGCTGTTGATTGTTAGCGATGGCATGGGTGGCGCAGCGGCCGGTGAAGTGGCCAGCGAGATGGCCGTGGAGATTGTCGCGCGCGAAATGCTGCGTTATGTGAACGCCGGCGTTCCCCCGCGCGACGCCATGCGATACGCGGCCGACAGCGCCAACGCCGCCATTTGGGAACGATCCCAAAATGAGAGCGCCATTCGCGGCCTTGGCGCAACGCTGACGGCCGTTTACCTCTCGGCTCAGGAAGCCGTTGTTTCGCAGGTTGGCGATTCGCGGGCGTATCTGATTCGCGGCGGGACAATTCGCCAGTTGACCGAGGATCAGTCGTGGGCCGCCGCCGCCAAAAAAGCCGGCATGCAAGCCGCCAATGTGCCGTCCAACGTCATCCTTCAGGCGTTGGGCACTCAGCGAACGGTCAATACCGACATCACCACCGAAATCGTTCAACCGAACGATATTTTTTTACTGTGCAGCGACGGCCTCTCCAACAAGGTTGAGGAGCATGAACTGCTGAGCTATGTGACGACGGCCGACTCCCTAACGGCGGCGGCCGAAGCGTTGGTGAAGCTGGCGAATGACCGGGGCGGCGAAGACAACATCACAGTTATCCTAGCCCAGATTTCTCTGGAACGCCCTGACGCGGTGGGCGATTTGCGTACAACGCAACTGCTGACTTCAGCGAACGCCTCTGACGAAGCGAACCCACATATCACACCTCGACGAGTCACCGCCGACCTTCAGGGCTATCAGACACGACAGAATTTAGGCGTTCCAACGCACAGCGATTTATCGCCAGTGGCGGATACAGCGTTTGTCACCCAGCCGTTATCGCCTTCCGGGCAAGGCCCGGCGTCACCGTCGCCCCGGCTTTCGACGGGCGGCAAACTGTTCGTCGTGTTGGCGTTGGCTGCTGTTGCGGTGATTGTGTCGGCGGGCGTAGCGGCGATGTTCTGGATTTTGCAAGCGCGCGCCGAGAAGCAATCCGAAGCCGGCAAAAAAAACCCGGTTCCACTGATGCATCCTCCCAAACCGTCGCCGGACGCCAAACCTGCCGCATCATCCCCCACAGAATCGGGTCGCATCGGACGCACCGATGACGGCAAGGCCGATGACTTCAAGCTGGACGTGGATGAGGTTGAAAAGAAACTGGATCAAGCCAAACAGCAAATGGATGAGTTGGCCGGCCGAACGGAGAAGCTGCCCGGCTATGAAGCTTGGCGCAAGACTTTTCGTGAAAAGTATGACCGACTAACGCAGCTCAAAGACGCACTTGGCCGCCGCCGCCGTCAGGAAGTGAAAGATGGCGATCCGTCGCTGAGCGACATCGCTGAAGAGGTCAGACAAATCTCCCGTTGGCTTGAGGAAAAATTGCCTCCGCCGCTGCGTAAGCTCGAAGGAGCGGGGGCAAAAGCGCTGCTCTGAGGATAGTCTCCTTTGAAAAAGCCATTGAGCCGGTCGAGCAAGGTGTTCAAAAGCTTCCCGAACTGCTGCCCAATGCTCTGCGTCCGTCCACACGTTTCTGACGGTCGGAGTCGGCTTTGTTCCGTGCCATACAAGGCTACCTAACCCCGGCGTTTCGCATCTGGAAAATATGGTTTAGACCCTGTGACGGTCATCTTTGGCTGAGGTGCAAGGTGATGTTTTATCGCGCCTGTTCTCTGGTGGTTTGTTTGGCTTTGGTGTTGAGCGGCGTTTCGGCGCGGTTTTCGGCGACGGCGCAAACGCAAACCGTTCCGGCGCATGCGCTTGGAACAGACGACAAAGCCATTTTCGCCATTCACTTTTCTGGTGAAACCCGCGCCAACCTCGATACGTGCGGCTGCCCAGCCAATCCCAGCGGCGGCTTGCACCGGCGGGTGACGATGGCCAAGGCCTTCCGCGAAGCCTTTCCGCAAACGCCCTTGCTGGAACTGAGCGTTGGGGCGATTTTCAACGACCAGGGCGTACTGCTCAATCCGCCCTTCAAGGACGTACTCGTGCAAAACGATTATGCACTGCGCGGCTACAGCGCCTACCCGTTTGACGCCGTCAACTTGACCTATCAGGATTTGCGCGTCCTGCACAAATACTTCACAACGAACGCCGCTAAGCAGTCCGCGACGGATTTCCCAGTGCTCAAAGCGTATCTTTCCGCCAATGCGATTCCGGCGGCCAACGAAAAAACGCACATTGCTTTGCCGCGTTTTATCGTCAAAGAAATCAAGTCGCCGCGTCTTCCAAAGGGCGGCACGCTGCGGATTGGAATTACCGGCGTGTGCGAACAAGCGCCTAGTGAGGGCACGGGCTATGTTTGGCGCGATCCGGCAGCGGCGCTCAAGGAAGTCCTGCCTGAACTCAAAAAGCAAGCCGATATCGTGGTGGTGCTAGCTTACCTACCGCTTGACCAGGCCAAGACCCTCGCCGCCGAACTGGAAGGCGTAGATGTCATGATTGTCGGGCACACCCAACCGTCGCTGCTGACGCTGGAAACTATCGGCGACACGGCGCTGGTGGTGAACAACTACGAGACAAAGGCGCTGGGTGAGCTGCGCGCCTACCTGACCGATGACGGCAAGCGCACCTACAGAAGCCGCTTCATTTTGCTTGACGCGACGATTCCGAGCGAGCCGAATGCGCTTAAGATCGTCAAGGACGCTAAGGCCGCCATCGAGGAAGCCCGCCGCAGCATGGTACAGGCTGCGCCCTGACGAGGGTGTTAGCACCATATCTTCCTGCAAGAGTCTCCCGCTGGCCTAGACGTCAAGACGCTGTTTTGTTACGACCGCCAGTGCATGAACCTTTGATGGCGCGAGCGCGGCCCGAAGTCGAGCAAGGCGGAGACGTTTTTCAGCAACGCGGCGTCACTGTGAAGGTCGGAATGCTGCCCCCGCCGGCGCTGACATTGACGACGGCGTTGTGGGACGTACGCACAACGGCCCCGGCGATGCGGCCGCCCAAATAAAACGGGTTGGCGTTGTACTTCATCGGCGTAAAGTCGAAGCCGCCGTCAGCCCGACGAACAGGAAAGACTTCTACCGGCGTTGGGACGCGCCGCTGAACGACCCAGAGCGCGTCGTCTCGGACGGCTCGCCGAAGGATGTTCGTCCATGTCGCCTCGTCAGTTTCGTCGCCGACATAGACATTCGTTCCGCCGTAGGCATCCGCCGGTTTGAGGACGTATTCCGCTCGATGGCGAACAACATGCTCACAGAGGTCGACGCGGCGGCCGTCAGGGAGGCTGACGGTTTGTTCCGCCGCGATGCGCGTCCAAGGCAAGTGTTGGAGGAGTGTTCGGCGAGCATCTTCTGGCAGAAACGCTAGCTGTTCCGGGTCGGTCAGAAAGCTGAAGAACGCCTTGTTTTCACTGACGCGACAGCGGAATGAGTTAACGAAGCAGGCGGCGTGCGTCTGGTAAGCTGTAACGAAGTCACGGGTTTCATCAAGCTTGGTCAGCAACTCGCTGGTGACTACCCGCCGGTACACAATATCTAGTCGGACATTCCCAGCGTAGAGCCGTCCCCGCCGCAGCGTCACCTCGCGCGGGTCGGCGATAACCGCCGGATAGCCCTGCGCAGTGAAGTAATCCCGCAGGATGATTTGGTCGGACGACGTACGGACATCCGTCCAGTCCACAATGCCGATGGTAGGGTGCTCTACGCCGCCAAAATCACGGTAGGCGCTTAGTAAAGCCGCCAGCAACGCTGGGCGTGGTTCGTCCGACTCCAGCGTGTAGCGTTCGGCAAAACGCCGTACAATCGGCAGCTCTAGAAAGATTTCTGTCATCGCCGCCGAATAGCCGACGCCGGCCGGCGCGTCATGGTTGAACTCCAAGAAGAACACCTCATTAGTGGTGGGGAAAGCGTCCAAGCGCGTCCAGACGACGGCGTTGTCATAGCCCGGATGGAGACGCAAAAGTCGGCGTTCGGCGTCGTGGAGACGCAGCGCCGTGAAGAGTCGTTCACGGTCGCCGCCGAAAAGCCCTTGTTCCGCCGCTAGAGCCGCTTGGAGGACAGCGACGGCGGCCGTCTCCAGCCGCCGTCGTTGTGTTGGCGTGAAGAAGTGCGGGCGCAAATGAACCGGCATCGCCTTGCCGGCAAAGAGGATGCCGCGTTCAACAAGCGCCGCGTCAAGTCGGTCGGCGTCGGCGGCTGCGGCGGCCAAGTTGTCTGTCATCAGTCGGTGGAAATCTTCAACAGCCGCCTGCATAAGAACGCTTAGGATTGCTTTTCAGCGAAATCGCCGATCAGCGGCAGTTTCGGCGTCGCGTTGCCGTATGCCTTGATCATCAGAAAGATGGATAGTCCAAGTCCGGCGAGGAAAAGCACTAACCCGAATAGGGTGGAAAGCAGCGAAAGGATTGTATGGATGGCGCCAAGAATCACGCCCATAATGGAGTTCAGAACGCCAATCACCGTCAGCAAAAGGTGAAAAAATAGCCCCTGCCAAGCGTGGAACTTGACGAAACGGTTGTTTTTTTCCGTGGCAAGGAGAATGATGGCAAAAATGAGGCCAATGCAGCAGGGGGCGTAGGCCAGCATGCCGGCGACGTTGGGTTGCATCCCCAGCGGCCCCGGTGGTTGATCACCTCCACTTGGCGGGATGGATTGGTATGGATTCGAAGGCGGGTAAGGGGGTTGTTGATAAGGGCTTTGTGGCGTCATAGCATCGAAGAGCGGCTTCCCAACGAGAAATGGGAACTGCCTTTAAGAGCTTGCTTACTTCTTTTCAATTGGTGTGGCAATGACGGTGTATTCCTTTTCTTCACGGCGAATGCGAATCTGAAGAGCGTCGCCTGGACGACTGCGGGCAATCAGCCGATTAAAATGACCGCTGGACAGCACTGGGGTGTTGTTTACAGCTAGGATCACGTCGTCGCGCCGCAGTCCGGCTTGGTCGCCAGGTAGGCCACGCTCCACTTTGACGACTCGGACACCGCGCGCCGTTCCGGTAAGACCTAGACCGCGCCGGTCAAACGCCGAGATGTCCACAGCTTCGACGCCGATCGAGCGACGGCGCACGCGCCCTAGCGTTCGCAGGTCGGGGAGGATGTCTTTCAAAATGTTGACGGGGATGGCGAAGCCGAGTCCCTGACCGCGCGCCAGCACCAGCGTGTTGATGCCAATGACTTCGCCAGTCAGCGCCACCAGCGGCCCGCCAGAATTGCCGAAGTTAATCGCGGCGTCGGTTTGTAGAAAGTCGTCATACGCTCCATCGAGTCCGCTGCGTCCTTTGCCGCTGATGATGCCGACCGTTACCGTGTGGTCAAGTTCAAAGGGGCTGCCGATAGCGATCACCCAGTCGCCGACTCGTACGGCGTCGCTGTCGCCCAACGCCAGTGCAGGAAGCGGTTTTTGTCCGACATCCACTTCGAGGAGCGCCAAGTCAGTCGCTTCGTCATAACCTCGCACACTGGCGGCCAGCGTGCGGCCGTCCTGCGTGACAACCAGAATTGGGCCGCCCACCTTAAGCGCGTCCCGGATGACGTGGAAGTTGGTGACAATCTCACCCTTGGCGTCGAGACAGAACCCGCTGCCGATGGATGTGCCGCCATCTTCGGAAACCGATTGAATGTTAACGACGCCGCCGTTGGTACGCGCCACAACATCCGCAATTGTTGGGAGCGTCGTTGTGGATGGCGACCGCGTCGCCGGTCGTTGCGCCGCCGGTCGTTGCGCCGCCGAAGCGCCGCTGAACCACATCAGTAAGCCAATGAGGAAAGGAACACAAGACCTGTTCATTGGTTTGACTGAGACGGAACCCAAACAGGCGGAGGCGACGACGGCGACTCCTCCACCACGGCCGGCGGCGGCGCAGCGGCGGTTTCACTTTGGAGCAGGGCGGCTAAGCGCTCGGCGTCGTAGCCGCAGGCTTCGGCTAGGCGTTCTCGAATCGCATGCAGTTTTTCAAGGAAGCGCGGCTTGCGGTACATCAGTATCAGGTTGTTTCCGGCGGCGTGTATGTTGCCGGGCGAAACGTCGTTAGGCGAAAAACATTGACGAACGTGTGCGGCGGGCGGCGCTCAAGATGCACGTAGGCGCGCGCCACCGGCGCCCAAGCGTCGTCCAGTATCATACCGACCGGCTGATATTCGGCAATCACTAATCCGTTCGACGCCAGCGAAATCCGCCCTGAGGGATGAAAAAAAGTGACGAAATCCCCATGATTTTTGGCGGCGTAAGCCGCCTCGCCCAGGTCTTGCGCCGCCACTTCGCGGTCGCCGCGAAAGGTCAGCAACCGCATGGGTTGCTGACCACCGTCGCCGAATAGCGCCACCTGAAAATCACCTTCCCCGGAAGCGCGCAGCAAGGTCAACGCCGGCGCAGGAAGCGCGATGCGATACTTAATGCGGCCGCGCGCGTCTAGCCACGTCACCGCTGGATGAATCGGTCCCGACGACACCAACACGTCGTCCTCACTCAGAACGACAAGCTGTGGCGACTGAAGGTAGTTGTACAACTCGATTTCCCATTGTCGTCGCCCCTCCAGTGAGTACCCGGCGACCAGCGCCTTGTTGGCTAGAATCAGCAGGGTTTCGGACGGCGTGACCGCTAGGCTCGTTACCGGAAAGAGGAGTTGGAAAAGGCGGCGCGGCGCGTGCTCGGTCGCTGTGAGGGCGTAGAGATGGCGATTCGTGGCAAAGTAGCTGGTCCTCGCCTGCAGTGTCGGTGCGGCCGCCGCCGTAATCCGCTCCGGGAGGAAATAGGGTACGAACCGTCGTCGGTCTAGCTCAAGAAAGCCGGTTGTCCGGTCGTCCACAATGTACACCACCGCGCGCCGACTTGGGTTGAGCGTAAACAGTTGTTGGCTGCCAGCCAGTTCATAGCTAAACAGTGGTTCGAGTACCGAGATGTGTTCTGAGACGTGTTCCTGCGCTGGTGGGGCCGGCGCTTGCGTTGTATCGTCGGCGGGCAGCGGTGCGTCGCCGCTATAGCCGACAGCGAAGACGCTCACGCCGGCCGGCGCGGACAGTGACGCAAGTTGAGCCTCCAAGAGGTAGTGGAGCGCCTGCGCCGATCTGGGTCGCTCAGCAGGTGATTTCTGCAGGAGTTTAGCGACGATAGGCCGGACGGCTTCCGGTATCGGGTTCAAATCGGGCGGCTGCTTAGCATGCTTGACAAAGAGTTCCTCTGGTAAGCCCTGAAAGGGTCGGTCGCCGGTAAGCAGTTCATAGAAGATGACGCCGAGTGAGTAGAGGTCGCTGGCGTACGTTGCGAAGTCATAAAACTGCTCCGGTGCCATGTAAGCCGGGGAACCGTTCGGCTTTTGTCGGTCAAACACATTCGCTAAATGATTGGCGATACCGAGGTCGGCGATTTTGTAGGTGGTTCTGCCAGCGGCGTCGGGAAAGACCAGAATGTTTTCCGGCTTCAAATCACGGTGTAGCACCTGACGGTCGTGCGCGTAGGCTAGACCGGCGGCCACATCCCGCATCACCTCCGCAGCCTCCCTCATCGGCAGCGCGCCGCGCCGGTTGAGAACGTCCCGCAGGCTTCCACCAGCGGCGTATTCCAGCACCAACTTGTTGCGCGCGCCTTCCTGCCCGTAAATCACGTCGAAGCACCGAACAATGTTGGAGTGCTGAAGCGCCGTCAGCGAGGAAAGCTCGCGAAAAAAGAAATGGGCGGCGCGGCCGCCGCCCAGGAATTCCTTGACGGCGTATAGGTCGCCGGTGGTTGTGTCCCGCGCCAGATAGACGACGGCGTGCGCGCCGCTGCCGAGGACTTTGATGTTTTCGTAGAAGGCCGTCATGGGGGGGGATATGACCTTTAGCGTTCGTCGCCTACCGGCACGCAGATAGTCGTCAAGAAATCTGGGGGAGTTTCTAGACTGTCGCCACAACCTGCTCGTGCGTCATGCCGGCTTTGATCTTCTCCTGAATGCCGCGCAGCCGCCCGGCGCCGGTCACAACAAAACGGCTGGCTTCTGCGCCGCGCGAGATGCACGCAGTTTGGACGCAATCAAGGTCGTGGCCGCTAATGTGGCTCAGCATGCCAGCGAGAATGCCCGCAATCATCGGATCGGAAAAATCCTCCTCGTCACGAATGACTTCGGCGAAAATGGAATCTTCCAGCGCC
Coding sequences within it:
- a CDS encoding circularly permuted type 2 ATP-grasp protein — protein: MTDNLAAAAADADRLDAALVERGILFAGKAMPVHLRPHFFTPTQRRRLETAAVAVLQAALAAEQGLFGGDRERLFTALRLHDAERRLLRLHPGYDNAVVWTRLDAFPTTNEVFFLEFNHDAPAGVGYSAAMTEIFLELPIVRRFAERYTLESDEPRPALLAALLSAYRDFGGVEHPTIGIVDWTDVRTSSDQIILRDYFTAQGYPAVIADPREVTLRRGRLYAGNVRLDIVYRRVVTSELLTKLDETRDFVTAYQTHAACFVNSFRCRVSENKAFFSFLTDPEQLAFLPEDARRTLLQHLPWTRIAAEQTVSLPDGRRVDLCEHVVRHRAEYVLKPADAYGGTNVYVGDETDEATWTNILRRAVRDDALWVVQRRVPTPVEVFPVRRADGGFDFTPMKYNANPFYLGGRIAGAVVRTSHNAVVNVSAGGGSIPTFTVTPRC
- a CDS encoding DUF4870 domain-containing protein, giving the protein MTPQSPYQQPPYPPSNPYQSIPPSGGDQPPGPLGMQPNVAGMLAYAPCCIGLIFAIILLATEKNNRFVKFHAWQGLFFHLLLTVIGVLNSIMGVILGAIHTILSLLSTLFGLVLFLAGLGLSIFLMIKAYGNATPKLPLIGDFAEKQS
- a CDS encoding trypsin-like peptidase domain-containing protein, coding for MNRSCVPFLIGLLMWFSGASAAQRPAAQRPATRSPSTTTLPTIADVVARTNGGVVNIQSVSEDGGTSIGSGFCLDAKGEIVTNFHVIRDALKVGGPILVVTQDGRTLAASVRGYDEATDLALLEVDVGQKPLPALALGDSDAVRVGDWVIAIGSPFELDHTVTVGIISGKGRSGLDGAYDDFLQTDAAINFGNSGGPLVALTGEVIGINTLVLARGQGLGFAIPVNILKDILPDLRTLGRVRRRSIGVEAVDISAFDRRGLGLTGTARGVRVVKVERGLPGDQAGLRRDDVILAVNNTPVLSSGHFNRLIARSRPGDALQIRIRREEKEYTVIATPIEKK
- a CDS encoding FHA domain-containing protein, encoding MTSNTAANEIACSVCGAPNAADWLYCQQCGSPLKAEATPAVPAASGGRPVEVPPTVVVKPPVPPTVAAQPAMSPPIVPPTVVAQPVVPPTVVAQPVVPPTVVAQPAIPPVPPTVVARSPVGEQADTVVCEHCGKVNAASNNFCAGCGAPLPSPLMKTIVRTSERPPTRPARLCLIQEGGGEGEVYEIKGNELTIGRNSGDIRFPHDGYMSGRHARIIRRGDEFILQDDNSRNGTFKKIDGPVTLKSGDVILIGKQLFRFEV
- a CDS encoding serine/threonine protein kinase; translation: MTAFYENIKVLGSGAHAVVYLARDTTTGDLYAVKEFLGGGRAAHFFFRELSSLTALQHSNIVRCFDVIYGQEGARNKLVLEYAAGGSLRDVLNRRGALPMREAAEVMRDVAAGLAYAHDRQVLHRDLKPENILVFPDAAGRTTYKIADLGIANHLANVFDRQKPNGSPAYMAPEQFYDFATYASDLYSLGVIFYELLTGDRPFQGLPEELFVKHAKQPPDLNPIPEAVRPIVAKLLQKSPAERPRSAQALHYLLEAQLASLSAPAGVSVFAVGYSGDAPLPADDTTQAPAPPAQEHVSEHISVLEPLFSYELAGSQQLFTLNPSRRAVVYIVDDRTTGFLELDRRRFVPYFLPERITAAAAPTLQARTSYFATNRHLYALTATEHAPRRLFQLLFPVTSLAVTPSETLLILANKALVAGYSLEGRRQWEIELYNYLQSPQLVVLSEDDVLVSSGPIHPAVTWLDARGRIKYRIALPAPALTLLRASGEGDFQVALFGDGGQQPMRLLTFRGDREVAAQDLGEAAYAAKNHGDFVTFFHPSGRISLASNGLVIAEYQPVGMILDDAWAPVARAYVHLERRPPHTFVNVFRLTTFRPATYTPPETT
- the tyrS gene encoding tyrosine--tRNA ligase, with product MPTFFDELTWRGLVHDHTPDLAQHMAEHRSLTVYAGFDPTAPSLHVGNLLPLLTLMRFQRAGHRPLALAGGGTGLIGDPSGKAAERPLLDADTIAANVAAIEQLLARFLDFSGTNAARIVNNLDWLGNLPLLTFLRETGKHFSLNMMLGKESVRRRLETGISYTEFSYMLLQARDYLELHDRYDCTLQIGGSDQWGNITAGIELIRRMRGRTVHGLTMPLVTKADGTKFGKTEQGAVWLTADRTSPYEFYQFWFNTEDAVVIRYLKSFTFLSPEAIGALETAVATAPEAREAQRALAAAVTEIVHGPAGLRTALAATDILFGGHPITDIDADTLLAIFHDAPSAEVSSSLFAGAGALLTDLATAAKLVASKSEARRLIEGGGLYFNNRRVESVHSRVAREQLIGGRYGVLRKGARTYHLIRLVDSPDAAGGDHDAS
- a CDS encoding protein phosphatase 2C domain-containing protein, with product MRRTGNEDNLQVVDLTSQRLGLTHREATLSPDVARHRLGPLGTLLIVSDGMGGAAAGEVASEMAVEIVAREMLRYVNAGVPPRDAMRYAADSANAAIWERSQNESAIRGLGATLTAVYLSAQEAVVSQVGDSRAYLIRGGTIRQLTEDQSWAAAAKKAGMQAANVPSNVILQALGTQRTVNTDITTEIVQPNDIFLLCSDGLSNKVEEHELLSYVTTADSLTAAAEALVKLANDRGGEDNITVILAQISLERPDAVGDLRTTQLLTSANASDEANPHITPRRVTADLQGYQTRQNLGVPTHSDLSPVADTAFVTQPLSPSGQGPASPSPRLSTGGKLFVVLALAAVAVIVSAGVAAMFWILQARAEKQSEAGKKNPVPLMHPPKPSPDAKPAASSPTESGRIGRTDDGKADDFKLDVDEVEKKLDQAKQQMDELAGRTEKLPGYEAWRKTFREKYDRLTQLKDALGRRRRQEVKDGDPSLSDIAEEVRQISRWLEEKLPPPLRKLEGAGAKALL
- a CDS encoding SAM-dependent methyltransferase — its product is MTPLEQHIRERIARQGPLTFRDFMALALYEPRHGYYMTAVERIGRRGDFYTASSISSHFGQLLARQVQAVWEALEHPSELTVVECGAGTGDLAADILTELRVSAPDCFQALHYVLCETSATMRAAQAVRLASFAAHVRWCGLEELAATPITGLIFSNELVDALPVHLIAVRHGRYAEGLVTLRDDRLQLIWASPTQPEAFADYLAKGELTLAEGDQCEVALDAVAWLAQAAAALGRGYLVTIDYGDTGDHLSGHPTGTVRCFARHQMSENFFTDVGRQDITADVNFSALINYGAAYGLRTIQLTRQADYLIQLGLLDLLQKHTPLGDTPEDLKARLALKHFLVPGGFSDRFKVLVQAKGDTPRFLPRPPANLQSF